The genomic region CGTCCATCTGCGCCGCACCCGTGATCATGTTCTTGATGTAGTCCGCGTGACCCGGGCAGTCCACGTGCGAATAGTGCCGCTTCGCCGTCTCGTACTCCACATGCGCCGTATTGATCGTAATCCCACGGGCCCGCTCCTCCGGCGCCTTGTCAATGTCCCCGTAGTCCTTCACCTCCACATTCGGGTTCTCCGCCGCCGCCACAAAGGTCAAAGCCGCCGTCAACGTCGTCTTCCCGTGGTCCACGTGCCCAATCGTCCCCACGTTCACGTGAGGCTTCGTCCGTACAAACTCGCCCTTCGCCATGGTCCCTCCTCTTCCAGGCACGGGGTGGGCCTTCCGGCGACCCACCCCTGCCAATGCCCTATTGGCCCTTGATGAGCTTCTCCTGGATCTGCCGGGGAACCTCCTGGTAGTGGTCAAAGAACATGACGAAGGAGCCCCGGCCCTGGGTCTTGGAGCGCAGGTCGGTAGCGTAGCCGAACATCTCCGCCAAGGGCACGAAGGCCCGGATCACCTGGGCGTTGCCGCGGGGTTCCATGCCCAGGATCTGGCCCCGGCGGGAGTTCAGGTCGCCGATCACGTCCCCCATGTACTCCTCGGGGGTGGTGACCTCCACCCGCATGATGGGCTCGAGGATCACCGGGTCCCCCTTCTGCACCGCCTCCTTGATGGCCATGGAGCCGGCGATCTTGAAGGCCATCTCCGAGGAGTCCACCTCGTGGTAGGAGCCGTCGTAGAGGGTGACCTTGACGTCCACCACAGGGAATCCGATGAGAGGCCCCGACTGCATGGCCTCCTCAATCCCCTTCTGGACCGCGGGGATGTACTCCTTGGGGATCACCCCGCCCACGATGGCGTTCACGAACTCAAAGCCGGAGCCTCGAGGCAGGGGCTCGGCCTTGATCTTCACATGGCCGTACTGGCCGCGCCCGCCCGTCTGGCGGATGAACTTGCCCTCCACGTCCACGGGCTTGGTGATGGTCTCGCGGTAGGCCACCTGGGGCTTGCCCACGTGGGCGTCCACCTTGAACTCCCGCTTCAGCCGGTCCACGATGATCTCCAGGTGGAGCTCGCCCATCCCGGAGATGATGGTCTGGCCGGTCTCGGGGTGGGTGGAGACGCGGAAGGTGGGGTCCTCCTCCGCCAGGCGGGCCAGGGCCTGGGAAAGCTTGTCCTGGTCCGCCTTGGTCTTGGGCTCAATGGCCACGTCAATGACCGGCTCGGGCACCTCAATGGACTCCAGGACCACCCGGGGAGCGTCCTCGCCCACCAGGGTGTCCCCGGTGATGGTCTCCTTGAGGCCCACCACCGCCCCGAGGTCCCCCGCCTTCAGCTCCTCCACCTCCTCGCGGTGGTTGGCATGCATGCGAAGAAGCCGGGCCACCCGCTCCTTCCGGCCCTTGGTGGTGTTGTAAACGTAGGAGCCCGAGGTGAGGGTGCCGGAGTAGACGCGGATGAAGGTGAGGCGGCCCACGTAGGGGTCGGCCATGATCTTGAAGGCCAAGGCCGCCAAGGGCCCGTCGGGGTCGGGATGGATCTCCACCTCCTCCCCCTCAGGGGTGGTGCCCCGGATGGGGGGAATGTCCAAGGGGGAGGGCAGGTAGTCCACCACCGCGTCCAGAAGAAGCTGGACGCCCTTGTTCTTCAGGGCGGATCCCAGGAACACGGGGGTGATCTTGATGTCAATGGTGCCCTTGCGGAGGGCGGCCACCAATTCCTCCTCGCTGGGCTCCTCGCCCTCGAGGTACTTGAGCATCACCCCCTCGTCAAAGTCGGCCGCGGCCTCCACCAGCTTCTCGTGGTACTCCCGGGCCTGGGGCAGGTACTCCTCGGGGATGGGGATCTCGCGGATGTCGGTGCCCAGGTCGTTGCCGTAGGTGTAGGCCTTCATCCTTAGGACGTCAATGATCCCCGAGAAGGTGTCCTCCCGGCCGATGGGGAGCTGCATCACCACGGGCCTCGCCCCCAGGCGCTCCTGCATGGTGCGGATCACGAGCCATAGGTCGGCCCCCGTCTTGTCCATCTTGTTGGCAAAGGCGATGCGGGGGACCTTGTACTTCTCCGCCTGGCGCCAGACGGTCTCGGACTGGGGCTCCACCCCCTGGCTGGAATCAAAGACCACGATGGCCCCGTCCAGAACCCGCATGGAGCGCTCCACCTCAATGGTGAAGTCCACGTGGCCCGGGGTATCTATGATGTTGATGCGGTGCCCCTTCCAGAAGCAGGTGGTCACGGCGGCGGTGATGGTGATGCCCCGCTCCCTCTCCTGCTCCATGAAATCCATGGTGGCCGCGCCCTCGTGGACCTCGCCGATCTTGTGAATCTTGCCGGTGTAGTAGAGGATGCGCTCGGTGGTGGTGGTCTTACCGGCGTCAATGTGGGCGGCGATGCCGATGTTCCGGAGCCTCTTTAGATCGTACTCCACCTTAACCGCCATGGCTCACCACCGGTAGTGGGCGTAGGCGCGGTTGGCCTCGGCCATGCGCTCCACGTCCTCCTTCTTCTTCACCGCCCCGCCCTTGCCCTCAGCGGCGTCCATGAGCTCGTGGGCGATGCGCACCGCCGCGCCCCGCTCGGAGCGGGCGTTGGCCGCCTGGACCAGCCAGCGGAGGGCCAGGGACTGTTGCCTACGGGGGGAGACCTCCATGGGCACCTGGTAGTTGGCCCCACCCACGCGGCGGGAACGGACCTCCATCCTGGGCTTCACGTTCTCCACCGCCTGCTTAAAGACCTTGAGGGGCTCCTGGCCCGTCTTCTCCTGGATGATGCGGCAGGCCTCGTAGAAGATGCGGGCGGCCAGGTTCTTCTTGCCCTCCCGCATGATCTTGTTGATGAAGGCCGAGACCACCACATCCCCGTAGACCAGGTCGGGCTGGATCGGGCGTACCTCTGCTCTTCTTCTCCGCATACCCCACCTACTTCTTCTTGGCCGGGGCCGCGCCCTTGGTCTCCTTGGGCTTCTTGGTCCCGTACTTGGAGCGGCTCTTCTTCCGGTCCTTCACGCCCTGGGTGTCGTAAACCCCGCGGACGATGTGGTAGCGCACGCCAGGGAGGTCCTTCACACGGCCACCCCGGACCAGGACCACGGAGTGCTCCTGAAGGTTGTGCCCCTCGCCGGGGATGTAGGCGGTGACCTCGTAACCGGAGGTGAGGCGCACCTTGGCCACCTTGCGGAGGGCGGAGTTCGGCTTCTTCGGGGTCACGGTGCGCACCACGGTGCACACCCCCCGGCGGAAGGGGGATCCCTTCAAGGCCGGAACCTTGCTCTTCTTCTGGACCTTCTCGCGGCCCCTTCGTACCAGCTGGTTGATCGTCGGCAGTGCCACCACTCCCTTCTTCTTGGACTTGCCCCCGTGTTCTCAAGATCCGCCCGGGGAAGGGAGGCCTCCCCCGTTTTCGCCCACACAGGGCAACGCCCTCAGGACCAGGGGCTGGCCCTGAAGGCCCTCAACTTGCCTAGTGTATAGGGCCAGGCGCCTTTTGGCAAGAAGGGGGGCTTGCCCGCAAGGGGTAGGTGCGGTAACACTAAGGCCATGCCCGAAGTCCATGTGGAGCGCTTCCTCCCCTTCCCGCCGGAAAAGGTCTACCCCTTGGCCAAGGACCTCGAGGGCCTGAAGCCCTTCCTCCCCGACATAAAGACCCTGCGGGTCCTCGGGCGGGAGGGGAACCGCACCCGCACGGAGTGGGTCGGGGTGGCCATGGGGAAGAAGGTGCGCTGGATAGAGGAGGAGGAGTGGGACGACGTCCACCTCCGCAACCGCTTCTGGTCTCCCGAAGGGGACTTTGACCGCTACGAAGGGACCTGGGTCTTCCTCCCGGAAAACGGGGGAACCCGGGTCGTCTTGGACCTCACCTACGAGCTCACCCTACCCCTCTTCGGTTCCCTGCTCAAGCAGCTGGTCCACAAGCTCATGGAGGAAAACGCCGCCTCCCTCCTCAAGGGCCTGGAGGATCGGGTACGGGCGGGGTAGGGCGTTGCGCAATTCGGGAGGATGCCCTAGCATGGGCTTGAGCCGCCCAGGTCTTGGCCGAGCAGGGTGGCCTCAGAGCTTTCAGGAGGTCAAAGTGGAAACGCTGCGCGTCTCTTCCAAGTCCCGCCCCAACTCCGTGGCCGGCGCCATTGCGGCGCTTCTGCGCACCAAGGGCGAGGTGGAGGTCCAGGCCATCGGGCCCCAAGCGGTGAACCAGGCGGTGAAGGCCATCGCCATCGCCCGGGGCTACATCGCTCCCGACAACCTGGACCTGGTGGTCAAGCCCGCCTTCGTCAAGCTGGAGTTGGAGAACGAGGAGCGCACCGCCCTCAAGTTCAGCATCAAAGCCCACCCCTTGGAGTCTTGAAGGCCCCATCCCCCAGGGGGCTGGCCCTGGCCCTGCTCCTCGAGGTGGAGCGGGGGGGCCGCTCCCAGCTTCTCCTGGACCGGGCCCTGGACCGGGTGGGCTGGCCGGAGCGGGAAAAAGCCTACGTCACCCACCTGGTGTACGGCGTCCTCCGCCGCCTGAGGCTCTTGGACCACCTCCTGGAACCCCACCTCGAGGCGCCCAAGAAGCTTCCCCCCGAGGTGCGCTGGATCCTCCGCCTAGGAGCTTTTGAGTGGCTTTGCGGCAAGCCGGGCCACGCCCGGGTAAGCCCCTGGGTGGAGGAGGCCAAGCGCCGTTACCCCCCGTTGGCGGGCCTGGTCAACGCCGTGCTCCGCCGCCTGGGCCCGCGGGAAGCCCCAGAGTGCGTGCGCCTCTCCCTGCCCGACTGGCTCTGCGAGGCCTGGCGGGGCTTTTTCGGGGAAGTGGGCTTCGCCGAGGGCTTCAACGAGCCCGCTCCCCTCTTCGTCACCGCCTATAGGCCCCTGGACCTGAGGCCAGGCCCCATCCCGGACAGCTACGTCTGGGAGGGCCCCAAGGCCGACTTTCCCGCCCTGGGCCTCCAGCCCCAAAACCCCGCCTCCCTCTTCGCCGCCCAGCTCCTTAAGCCCAAGCCCGGGGAAAAGGTCTTGGACCTCTGCGGGGGAGCGGGCCTTAAAGCCTTCTACTTGGCGGCCAAGGGAGCCCGGGTAGTCTCCTACGACCAAAACCGGAAGCGCCAGGAGGCGGGGGCAAGGACGGCGAGGAGGCTGGGCCTGGAGGTGGCCTACCGGACCCAGGACCTGCGGGTTCCCCTTTCCGAAAGGGCCGGGAAGGTGCTTCTGGATGCGCCCTGCACGGGCACAGGAACGCTGCGCGCCCACCCCGAGCTCCGCTACCGCCTCCGCCCGGAAGACCCTGGGGAGATGGCGGCCCTCCAGCTCGCCCTCCTGGAGACGGCGGCCCGGGCCACGGAGGAAGGGGGGGTTTTGGTCTACGCGGTCTGCTCCCTCACGGAGGCGGAGGGGGAGGGGGTGGCCCGGACCTTCCTAGAGCGGCATCCGGAGTTCCGGCCCGAACCCATCGCCTGCCCCCTGCCCACGCTCCGGGAGGGCCTGGGGACCTACGTGGCCCCCCGGGAGGGCCTGGACGGGTTTTATTACCTCCGCCTGCGGAGGGTAGACTCTAGGGCATGAAGCTGGTCTTCCTGGGCCTCGGCAAGATGGGCCGGAGCATCCTGAAGGGGGCCCTCTCCCGGGGCTTCCTTCGCCTCGAGGAGGTGGGGGTGGTGGGGCGCACCCCCGAGCGCGCCCAGGAGCTGGCCGAGGCCTTCGGCATACGGCCCGTGTCCCTGGAGGAGCTTCCCCAGGCGGAGCGGGTCCTGCTCGCCGTCCAGCCCCGGGACTTTCCCCACCTGGCCCCGGAGGTGGCCCACCCCGGGTTGGGGTACCTCTCCATCATGGCCGGGGTGTCCACGGCGGTCCTGGCGCGCAGGCTGGGCACCCGGCGGGTGGTGCGGGCCATGCCCAACCTGGCGGCGGCCATCGGGGAAAGCTCCACGGCCCTGACCGCGCCCAAGGAGGCCAGGGAGGCGGGGGACCTGGACTTCGCCCGGGCCCTCTTCGCCACCGTGGGGGACGTGTACGAGATCCCCGAGCACCTCTTTGACCCCTTCACCGCCATGTCCGCCTCCGCCCCCGCCTACCTGGCGGTGGTGGCCGAGGCCCTGGCGGACGCCGGGGTGAAGATGGGGATGCCCCGGGCCTTGGCCCTCCGCCTGGCGGCAGAGGCCCTGGCGGCCACAGGGGAGCTCCTCAAGACCCGCCACCCGGCCCAGCTCAAGGACGAGGTGGCCAGCCCAGGGGGGACCACCATCCACGGCCTGCACGCCCTCGAGGCCCGGGCCCTCCGCGCCGCCTTCTACGAGGCGGTGGAGGCGGCCACGCGGCGGGGGCACGAGCTCGGGGAGGCGGAATGAGGCGCGCCCTCCTCCTGCTCCTCGCCCCCCTGGCCCTGGCCCAGGTCCTGCCCGTGGGAGGTGGGCGCTACCTGTACTCGGACGGCACGCTGCAGGAGCTCCTCCAAAGCCCCGAAGGGTACCGCCTGCGCTACCTGCGGGAGGGCAGGCTTTACCGGGAAGACCGGATCGGGCGAGGCCCGGAAGGGCTCCTGCTCCTGGGGGTGGGCCTGCCCGAGGGCTACTTCCCCTTTGCCCCTCCCCTATTCCTCTATCCGGCCCGCCTGGACCTGGGCGCCGCCTGGGGGGGCCGCGCCCTCTTCCGGGGACAGCGGGTGGCCCTCTCCGCCCGGGTAGAGGGCCTTGCGGGGGTGCGGGTGAAGGCCGGAGCCTTCAACGCCTACCGGGTGCGGGCCGCCTACACCACGGAGAAGGGGGGGACGGACCTCAAGGAGCTCTACCTGGTGCCGGGCCTAGGGGTGGTGGCCTACCGGGCCGGGGAAAGCTGGGTGGAGCTCCTGCGCTTCACCCCCCCTTGAAGGGGTAGCGGAGGAGCTCGCCGTACATGCGCAGGCGGTGGAGGAACCCCTTGAGAAGGCCCCGCTTCTCCTCCTTCATCACCTGGCTCACCCCGAAAAGGGGCAGGTAGCGCACCCGCCAGCCCCGCCTTTGGGCGTGGCGGGTGAGAAGAAGCTCCAGGTCGTAACGGGCCCGCTCCAGCCCAGGCACGCCCTTCAGGTCCCCCGTGCGCAGGGCCCGCTGCCCTGAGAGGAAGGGGGTGAGGCGCATGGCCAGGTCCGTGGCCAGCCGCCCGCCCTGGAAAAAGCCCACGGCCATCTCCGCCTCTCCCCGGGCCACGGGGGAGAGGAGGGCCTTAAGGTGGTGGGGCGCAAGCCCCAGGAGATCCGCGTCCAGGAGGATCACGAAGGGGGTCTCCACCGCCTTCAGCCCCTCGGCCACGGCCCCGCCCTTGCCGCGGTTCGCGGGAAGGCGGACCACCCGGGCGCGGGCCCTCTCCGCCTCCTCTGCGGTGCGGTCCAGGGAGCCGTCGTCCGCCACCACCACGGGAAAGCCCGCCTCTAGGGCCACCTGGACCACCCGGGCGATGGTGGCCTCCTCGTTGTAGGCGGGGATGAGGACCGTGGCCTGCATCAGCCTCCCAAGAGCCTCCGGAGGTCCTGGAAGGTGACCAATAGGACCAGGAGGAGGAGGAAGAGAAAGCCCAGGTAGTGGACCGCGGCCTCCTGCTCAGGGCGGATGCGGAAGAACCGGGAAAGGACCAAAAGGAGGATCCGCCCCCCGTCCAGGGCGGGGATGGGCAGGAGGTTGAAGAGGGCCAGGGAAAGGTTGACGGCCACGGCGAGCTCCAGGAAGCGGAAGACCCCCTCCTGGGCCGCCCGGCCGGTCTCCGCCACCAGGCCTACGGGACCCACCACCCCGCTGTCCGGCTTCCCCGAGAGCACCCCCAAAAGCCCGCCCACCAAGGCCCGCACCATCTCGGGGCCGAAGGCCAGGATGCGGTGCGCCGCGAGCAGGGCCCCCGAGGGGAAGTCCACCCGGCGGAAGCGCACCTCGGGCTGGTACACCACCCCGAGCTTCCCCATGCCCTCCTGCCAGGTGAGGCGAAGGGACACCTCCCTCCCCTCCCGGAGCACGGTGAAGGCGTGAGGACCCGGCACCTTGAGGCGCTCCAGTTCCTGGGGGCGGCGGAGGGGCCTTCCGTCCACCGCCACCAGGAGGTCCCCCGGCCTCAGCCCGGCACGCTCCGCCACGCTTCCCGGCAGAACCTCCAGGACCACGGCCCGACCGGTGGCCTCGGGCACCCCCTGGGCGCTGAAGAGGTAGGCGAGCAGGCCCCAGGCCAGGAGGACGTTCATGACCACCCCCATGAGGAGGACGAGGAGCTTGCCCCAAAAGGGCAGGGCGTCGTACCCCCGGCCCCGCTCCTCGGGGAGGAGGCCCTCGATGTCCGCATACCCCCCCAGGGGGATGGCGGAAAGGCGCCACTCCGTGCCCCAGGCCTGCCTGCGCCATAGGACGGGGCCGAAGCCCAGGCTGAAGGCCTTGACCCTCACCCCTTGGGCCTTGGCGGCCAGGTAGTGGCCCAGCTCATGGACGAAGACACTCACGCCAATGAGGACCAGAAACCAAATCAGGCTCATGCCCACCTCTTGGCCTCCTCCCGGGCCCAGGCGTCCACGGCGAAGAGGTTCTCCCATGTTAGGGGCAGGTCCGGGGTGTTTTCCAGGACCTTGGCCAGCACCTCAGGGATGCGGGTGAAGGGGATCCTCCCCGCCAGAAAAGCCTCCACCGCTACCTCGTCCGCAGCGGAAACCGCCACCTGGGCCACCCCTCCCCGCCTTCCCGCGGCATAGGCCACGGCCAGGGCGGGGAAACGCTCCAGGTCGGGCTCCAAAAATTCCAGAACCCCGGGAACGGGAAGGTCCTTTAGGGGAGTTTCCGCCCGCTCAGGGTAGGCCAGGGCATACTGGAGGAAGAGGCGCATGTCCGCAGGCCCGAGCTGGGCCTTCAGGCTTCCGTCCACAAACCGCACCAGGCCGTGGACATAGGCCTGGGGGTGGATAAGGACGCGGATCCTTTCCAGGGAAAAGCGGAAGAGCTCCTTGGCCTCGAGGGCCTCCAGCCCCTTATTGAAGAGGGTGGCGGAGTCCACGGTGACCTTGGGGCCCATGCGCCAGCGGGGGTGGTTCAGGGCCATCTCCGGGGTAACCTGGGAGAGGTCCGAGGGACCCCGGAGAAAGGGCCCCCCGCTGGCGGTGAGGATGAGCTCGGCCACGTCCTCCCTCCGCTCCCCCTGGAGGGCCTGGAAGAGGGCGGAGTGCTCGGAGTCCACGGGGAGGATCTCGGCCCCGCTGGCGCGGGCCTCCTCCCAAAGCAGGGGCCCCGCCGCCACCATGGCCTCCTTGTTGGCCAGGGCCACCCGCTTCCCCGTGGCCACGGCCGCCCGGGTGGGGGGGAGCCCGGCGAGCCCCGGGATGGCGGCCACGGCCACCTCCGCCTCGAGGGCAGCCACCTCCTCGGGGGTGGAGAGTTCAACCCCGGGAAAGCGCGCCTTAAGCTCCCCGTGAAGGCCCTCGTCCGCCGCCACCCGCAAGGGCCGCCACTCGGCGATCTGCTGGCCAAGGACCTCTAGGTTCTTCCCAGCGGCCAGGCCCACCACCCGGTAGCCCCGCCAGCGGCAGACCTCCAGGGCCTGCCGGCCGATGGAGCCCGTGGAACCCAGGATCACCACCCTTTTCATGTGAAAAGCACCACCAAAAAGTAGGTCAGGGGGAAGGTGAAGAGGAGGCTGTCTATGCGGTCCAAAAGCCCCCCGTGCCCGGGCAGGAACTGCCCGGAGTCCTTCACCCCACAGTAGCGCTTCAGCATGGACTCCGCCAGGTCCCCAAGCTGGGCCGCCAGGGAGAGGAGGAGGCTGAAGAGCCAAAGCTCCAAAAGGCCAAAGGGGAAGACCTCCCGCACCGCCCCCGTGTAGACCACCAGGGCAAGAAAGCTGAAGAGGATGCCCCCCAAGGAGCCCTCCAGGGTCTTTCCCGGGCTGATCTCGGGGGCAAGCTTCCTCCGGCCGAAGAAGCGGCCGGCGAAGTAGGCCCCGATATCGGTAGCGAAGCTCGCCACGATGGGGAGGGAGAGGGTCCAAAGCCCCAGGGCGGTGTTGGGCACCTCCCTAAGGAGGAGGACGTACCCCAGGCTCCAGGGCAGGTAGAGGAAGGCAAGGAGGGTGAAGGCAAAGCGGGCAAGGTCGGCCCCCTTCAGAAGCTCATAGCTGAAGCTCCCCATCAGGAAAAGCCCCAAGGCCACCTCCCGCCAGGGCACCTGGGGAAAGTGCCAGTAGAGCTGGGGAAGGGAAAGGAAAAAGAGAAGGCTCCCCCCGCCCACGAGCAAGGGCAGGTTCAGGGCCACCCCTCGGCGGGCCAGCATGTCCCGAAGCTCCAGCCCGCCGATCCAGAGGACCAGCAGGAGGGTGGGGAGGATCAGGGGAAGGCCGCCCCACAGGACGAGGAGGAGGAGGGCTGCCCCCACCAAGGAGGAGGCCACCCTCAGGGGAAGGTCGTCCCTCACCTCCCCTCCCCGGGCGCTACAGGGCTGGGCATCCTAACCGAGGATCTCCTGCTCCTTCTTCCCC from Thermus islandicus DSM 21543 harbors:
- a CDS encoding GTP-binding protein, with the protein product MAKGEFVRTKPHVNVGTIGHVDHGKTTLTAALTFVAAAENPNVEVKDYGDIDKAPEERARGITINTAHVEYETAKRHYSHVDCPGHADYIKNMITGAAQMD
- the fusA gene encoding elongation factor G, with amino-acid sequence MAVKVEYDLKRLRNIGIAAHIDAGKTTTTERILYYTGKIHKIGEVHEGAATMDFMEQERERGITITAAVTTCFWKGHRINIIDTPGHVDFTIEVERSMRVLDGAIVVFDSSQGVEPQSETVWRQAEKYKVPRIAFANKMDKTGADLWLVIRTMQERLGARPVVMQLPIGREDTFSGIIDVLRMKAYTYGNDLGTDIREIPIPEEYLPQAREYHEKLVEAAADFDEGVMLKYLEGEEPSEEELVAALRKGTIDIKITPVFLGSALKNKGVQLLLDAVVDYLPSPLDIPPIRGTTPEGEEVEIHPDPDGPLAALAFKIMADPYVGRLTFIRVYSGTLTSGSYVYNTTKGRKERVARLLRMHANHREEVEELKAGDLGAVVGLKETITGDTLVGEDAPRVVLESIEVPEPVIDVAIEPKTKADQDKLSQALARLAEEDPTFRVSTHPETGQTIISGMGELHLEIIVDRLKREFKVDAHVGKPQVAYRETITKPVDVEGKFIRQTGGRGQYGHVKIKAEPLPRGSGFEFVNAIVGGVIPKEYIPAVQKGIEEAMQSGPLIGFPVVDVKVTLYDGSYHEVDSSEMAFKIAGSMAIKEAVQKGDPVILEPIMRVEVTTPEEYMGDVIGDLNSRRGQILGMEPRGNAQVIRAFVPLAEMFGYATDLRSKTQGRGSFVMFFDHYQEVPRQIQEKLIKGQ
- the rpsG gene encoding 30S ribosomal protein S7, with the translated sequence MRRRRAEVRPIQPDLVYGDVVVSAFINKIMREGKKNLAARIFYEACRIIQEKTGQEPLKVFKQAVENVKPRMEVRSRRVGGANYQVPMEVSPRRQQSLALRWLVQAANARSERGAAVRIAHELMDAAEGKGGAVKKKEDVERMAEANRAYAHYRW
- the rpsL gene encoding 30S ribosomal protein S12 gives rise to the protein MVALPTINQLVRRGREKVQKKSKVPALKGSPFRRGVCTVVRTVTPKKPNSALRKVAKVRLTSGYEVTAYIPGEGHNLQEHSVVLVRGGRVKDLPGVRYHIVRGVYDTQGVKDRKKSRSKYGTKKPKETKGAAPAKKK
- a CDS encoding type II toxin-antitoxin system RatA family toxin, whose translation is MPEVHVERFLPFPPEKVYPLAKDLEGLKPFLPDIKTLRVLGREGNRTRTEWVGVAMGKKVRWIEEEEWDDVHLRNRFWSPEGDFDRYEGTWVFLPENGGTRVVLDLTYELTLPLFGSLLKQLVHKLMEENAASLLKGLEDRVRAG
- a CDS encoding stage V sporulation protein S codes for the protein METLRVSSKSRPNSVAGAIAALLRTKGEVEVQAIGPQAVNQAVKAIAIARGYIAPDNLDLVVKPAFVKLELENEERTALKFSIKAHPLES
- a CDS encoding RsmB/NOP family class I SAM-dependent RNA methyltransferase, giving the protein MKAPSPRGLALALLLEVERGGRSQLLLDRALDRVGWPEREKAYVTHLVYGVLRRLRLLDHLLEPHLEAPKKLPPEVRWILRLGAFEWLCGKPGHARVSPWVEEAKRRYPPLAGLVNAVLRRLGPREAPECVRLSLPDWLCEAWRGFFGEVGFAEGFNEPAPLFVTAYRPLDLRPGPIPDSYVWEGPKADFPALGLQPQNPASLFAAQLLKPKPGEKVLDLCGGAGLKAFYLAAKGARVVSYDQNRKRQEAGARTARRLGLEVAYRTQDLRVPLSERAGKVLLDAPCTGTGTLRAHPELRYRLRPEDPGEMAALQLALLETAARATEEGGVLVYAVCSLTEAEGEGVARTFLERHPEFRPEPIACPLPTLREGLGTYVAPREGLDGFYYLRLRRVDSRA
- the proC gene encoding pyrroline-5-carboxylate reductase; translated protein: MKLVFLGLGKMGRSILKGALSRGFLRLEEVGVVGRTPERAQELAEAFGIRPVSLEELPQAERVLLAVQPRDFPHLAPEVAHPGLGYLSIMAGVSTAVLARRLGTRRVVRAMPNLAAAIGESSTALTAPKEAREAGDLDFARALFATVGDVYEIPEHLFDPFTAMSASAPAYLAVVAEALADAGVKMGMPRALALRLAAEALAATGELLKTRHPAQLKDEVASPGGTTIHGLHALEARALRAAFYEAVEAATRRGHELGEAE
- a CDS encoding glycosyltransferase family 2 protein gives rise to the protein MQATVLIPAYNEEATIARVVQVALEAGFPVVVADDGSLDRTAEEAERARARVVRLPANRGKGGAVAEGLKAVETPFVILLDADLLGLAPHHLKALLSPVARGEAEMAVGFFQGGRLATDLAMRLTPFLSGQRALRTGDLKGVPGLERARYDLELLLTRHAQRRGWRVRYLPLFGVSQVMKEEKRGLLKGFLHRLRMYGELLRYPFKGG
- a CDS encoding M50 family metallopeptidase, producing MSLIWFLVLIGVSVFVHELGHYLAAKAQGVRVKAFSLGFGPVLWRRQAWGTEWRLSAIPLGGYADIEGLLPEERGRGYDALPFWGKLLVLLMGVVMNVLLAWGLLAYLFSAQGVPEATGRAVVLEVLPGSVAERAGLRPGDLLVAVDGRPLRRPQELERLKVPGPHAFTVLREGREVSLRLTWQEGMGKLGVVYQPEVRFRRVDFPSGALLAAHRILAFGPEMVRALVGGLLGVLSGKPDSGVVGPVGLVAETGRAAQEGVFRFLELAVAVNLSLALFNLLPIPALDGGRILLLVLSRFFRIRPEQEAAVHYLGFLFLLLLVLLVTFQDLRRLLGG
- the dxr gene encoding 1-deoxy-D-xylulose-5-phosphate reductoisomerase produces the protein MKRVVILGSTGSIGRQALEVCRWRGYRVVGLAAGKNLEVLGQQIAEWRPLRVAADEGLHGELKARFPGVELSTPEEVAALEAEVAVAAIPGLAGLPPTRAAVATGKRVALANKEAMVAAGPLLWEEARASGAEILPVDSEHSALFQALQGERREDVAELILTASGGPFLRGPSDLSQVTPEMALNHPRWRMGPKVTVDSATLFNKGLEALEAKELFRFSLERIRVLIHPQAYVHGLVRFVDGSLKAQLGPADMRLFLQYALAYPERAETPLKDLPVPGVLEFLEPDLERFPALAVAYAAGRRGGVAQVAVSAADEVAVEAFLAGRIPFTRIPEVLAKVLENTPDLPLTWENLFAVDAWAREEAKRWA
- a CDS encoding phosphatidate cytidylyltransferase — its product is MRDDLPLRVASSLVGAALLLLVLWGGLPLILPTLLLVLWIGGLELRDMLARRGVALNLPLLVGGGSLLFFLSLPQLYWHFPQVPWREVALGLFLMGSFSYELLKGADLARFAFTLLAFLYLPWSLGYVLLLREVPNTALGLWTLSLPIVASFATDIGAYFAGRFFGRRKLAPEISPGKTLEGSLGGILFSFLALVVYTGAVREVFPFGLLELWLFSLLLSLAAQLGDLAESMLKRYCGVKDSGQFLPGHGGLLDRIDSLLFTFPLTYFLVVLFT